ACAGGAAATCATATAAAGAAACATCTGCGGGTACTTCCAGTTTCTTTCTCAGCCGGTAACGGCTCGTTTCCACACCTCTCACAGATATTCCCATAGACTGTGCTATCTCTTTCGTAGTGAGGTTGATGCGCAGATAAGCGCAGAGTTTCATATCCGTGGTGCTCAGGTCACTGCAGCGCTTCTTAAGGATAGACAGGAAATTGTTATGCACTTCATCAAAATGCCGGGAGAATTGTTCCCAGTCTTCTGCATTCTCATCTGCTTCATCAAAGAGGCGTAATACTTTTTTGAAGGAAGGCAGGGGAGAAGGAGTGATCTTCTGAATGGTCTGTAACAGTTCTTCTTTTATATTGAACAGTAGTTTGCCCCTTTGCACCAGGTGCATGGTAGTAATGGCCAGTTCTTTGTTCTTGAACTGGATGTCCGCTGCCAGTTTATCATTCTGTAAACGTTCCTTTTCATATTCATGATGCAGGATCAGGCGTGCCTGTTCCTTCTTATGTCTCTGCTGCTGCGCTACAAACAGCCTGTAGCAGCACCAGATCAGTATCAATCCCAGTAATACGGCAATACTTTTTGCAAATGTTGTCTGATGCCATGCCGGTAGTATCTGGAAGGCATAACTGGCTGCCTTTGATATATTCCCTAAATTATCCCGGGCCTTTACAGAAAAAGCATACTTCCCATGAGGCAGGTTTGTATAATCTTTCTCTGTACGGGCAGACCATTCGCTCCATTCCCCGTCAAAGCCTTCCAGTTTGTAACTGAATTCCATGTTATTGCCGAATGAAGGTGCCGCATATTCAAAGTGAAAACTGGCAAATGCATTCGGTAGTTTTTTGAGTATAGTGGCTGAAGCGGGGATGTATCCGCTGAACAGCAGGCTGTCCCGCGCATTCACCTGGCTGATCATTACGGTGGGGTTTGTTTTTGGTTGTTTATATTTCTTATAATTGATGTGATACATGCCTTTCTCCCCGCCAATAAAAATGTTCTCTTCGTTGTAAGGATAAATGCATTCATATCCGCTCACGATCATTCCTTTTAATTCCGAGAACTGTACAATGCTGTAGGGTTTTTGCAGAGAAGGTTGATGAAAGTCCACCACACCGGGCATTTTCCCGGATACGAACCAGATATTACCGGTGGCATCTTCCGTCAGGTATTTAACAGCGGCATTTCCGAGGATGGGATACAGCCAGGGAGAAGGTGCAAAGCGCTGGTGAATGGGATCGAATTCATAAACACCGGCAGTTGTGGCTACTACCATTCTCCCCCGGATCCTGAATACAAAATTGTTATTGCCGGAAGGAAGCCCGTGCTGCTGTGTGTACAGGGTATACCGCAGCGTGGTGTCCTTTTCCAGCACTATCCTGTAAACGCCACGGTAAGGATGTGAGGCCCATATCACACTATCCTGTTCTGCGGTCATGAAACGAAGGGATTCATAGAGTTTGTTCACCTGCCTCACAGGTGCGTACTCCGGGCTCATGGTACGAAGGCCGTTATAACAACCGATCAGCGTTCTGGCCTGCTGCGGCAGAAATAACCAGCAGCCGGTCCCTTTGAACAGGGGAAGGGCAGTAGGCCCGCTGATACGGAAAGCACCTTCGTGATGGGTCATTAAAAGTTCTTCTCTCACAGCAGCCAGGCCCCATACCTGCCCGTCTGAAGATGTTACTTTCCGGAATTGATTGTCCTGGAAGCTAAGGTCTGTATGATCCTGCAGCGGGGTAACAAACAGGCCGTCTGATGTGCCGATGTATAAATGCCGGTTGAATACCCTGGCAGCATATGTGGTAAGGCATCGATGCTGGTCCGGATGGATCTGTTTAATGGCAGAATTATACCTGATCATGTCTATGCCATTATCCAGCGCCAGCCAGATGTTTCGGTTGTTATCCGGAAGTATCTTCCGCACGCTGTTATGCTGCAGGCCTTCGC
This DNA window, taken from Chitinophaga niabensis, encodes the following:
- a CDS encoding triple tyrosine motif-containing protein, with amino-acid sequence MKSLVLFVLPLLMAAITQARQLIGAPSILHYTKQQYAGGGQTWDVDMDRHGILYFANNEGLLTFNGRHWKIHPSSNHTYLRSVKVDKDNRIYVGAQDDFGYYLPDENGLLRYTSLKTLIPSGEREFADIWNIVLYEGAVFFRSNNKIFCYRNNSIRVYPAAGEWRLLCSTAHGLYAQDAGQGLMKYVSGNWHPLVPAITPQNLLVSAVLEGKQDTLLLFTLKNGIFKLHNRQLFPFSTPVDNALQKDRIYCAKEWDNNQLLLGTAEGGCYILDKNSGAVIQQFSIREGLQHNSVRKILPDNNRNIWLALDNGIDMIRYNSAIKQIHPDQHRCLTTYAARVFNRHLYIGTSDGLFVTPLQDHTDLSFQDNQFRKVTSSDGQVWGLAAVREELLMTHHEGAFRISGPTALPLFKGTGCWLFLPQQARTLIGCYNGLRTMSPEYAPVRQVNKLYESLRFMTAEQDSVIWASHPYRGVYRIVLEKDTTLRYTLYTQQHGLPSGNNNFVFRIRGRMVVATTAGVYEFDPIHQRFAPSPWLYPILGNAAVKYLTEDATGNIWFVSGKMPGVVDFHQPSLQKPYSIVQFSELKGMIVSGYECIYPYNEENIFIGGEKGMYHINYKKYKQPKTNPTVMISQVNARDSLLFSGYIPASATILKKLPNAFASFHFEYAAPSFGNNMEFSYKLEGFDGEWSEWSARTEKDYTNLPHGKYAFSVKARDNLGNISKAASYAFQILPAWHQTTFAKSIAVLLGLILIWCCYRLFVAQQQRHKKEQARLILHHEYEKERLQNDKLAADIQFKNKELAITTMHLVQRGKLLFNIKEELLQTIQKITPSPLPSFKKVLRLFDEADENAEDWEQFSRHFDEVHNNFLSILKKRCSDLSTTDMKLCAYLRINLTTKEIAQSMGISVRGVETSRYRLRKKLEVPADVSLYDFLLSVQGV